Proteins found in one Scardovia inopinata JCM 12537 genomic segment:
- a CDS encoding carbohydrate ABC transporter permease has protein sequence MKNTAIIFVLVSVILLVLSFFIALLLNQRLKFADMSKALIFSPAIIAPIIVGIIWVYILDPKIGIINSTLRLLGHASWAKEWIGGTVLSPYSIAVIYVWQQLGYLTTIFIAGLKMIPDDILEAAKVDGANAWQRIWHVIIPSMRSTISTVIILIITGVFKIFEIVQQTTGGGPNHMSETLVTYSYSMTFQSGNYGYGMSLATVTFLVSLVLMGIYFIFSSERK, from the coding sequence TTGAAGAATACTGCCATTATCTTTGTATTGGTTTCTGTAATATTACTCGTTTTGTCTTTCTTCATAGCCCTTTTGCTGAATCAGCGCTTAAAATTTGCGGATATGTCTAAGGCCCTTATATTCTCCCCGGCAATTATTGCTCCAATAATTGTAGGAATCATCTGGGTGTATATTCTTGATCCAAAAATTGGAATAATTAATAGTACACTTAGACTATTAGGGCATGCATCATGGGCAAAAGAGTGGATTGGTGGAACTGTCCTATCTCCTTACAGCATCGCTGTCATTTATGTTTGGCAGCAGCTTGGCTATCTAACGACTATTTTTATCGCTGGATTAAAGATGATTCCTGATGATATTCTTGAGGCTGCGAAAGTTGATGGGGCCAATGCATGGCAACGGATTTGGCATGTAATTATCCCTTCTATGCGATCAACCATATCAACGGTAATTATTTTAATAATTACCGGGGTCTTTAAAATCTTTGAAATTGTTCAGCAAACCACCGGTGGCGGACCAAATCATATGTCCGAAACACTCGTAACCTACAGCTATTCAATGACTTTTCAAAGTGGGAATTATGGATACGGTATGTCCCTCGCAACCGTAACGTTCCTGGTTTCGTTGGTTCTCATGGGAATCTATTTCATTTTTAGTTCCGAGAGGAAATAA
- a CDS encoding carbohydrate ABC transporter permease: MVLITVIMVFPFLWMLVMSLKSNSEILSNPAAPPRSFNMTNYKNALQTLNYPRMYMNNIFVCIVSLVIELVITFLSSFALSRMIFRSRVLKRVIYVFLLAGLCVPPFILLFPVYKINVFFGLRELWALIFPYVASSISFNTLLFVGYLQALPSEIDEAAVIDGCSLWDLITKIILPMSKPVIATVVIFNVLYIWNEYPFASVMLREQANYTLSMGASFFKGTYTVDYGGIIASGVMIIVPELIFYGLFQKKIVGGMVAGAVKG, from the coding sequence ATGGTCCTTATTACTGTGATAATGGTTTTCCCATTCTTATGGATGCTTGTGATGTCCCTTAAGTCAAATTCTGAGATTCTGTCAAATCCAGCAGCTCCTCCAAGAAGCTTCAATATGACGAATTACAAGAATGCTCTGCAGACGCTCAATTATCCAAGAATGTATATGAATAATATTTTTGTCTGCATTGTCTCTCTTGTCATTGAGCTGGTAATAACATTTCTCAGCTCTTTTGCACTCTCACGAATGATATTTCGCAGCAGAGTATTGAAGAGAGTAATTTACGTTTTCCTGTTGGCGGGATTATGCGTTCCTCCCTTCATACTTCTCTTCCCTGTGTATAAGATAAATGTTTTCTTTGGGCTGCGAGAGTTATGGGCGTTGATATTTCCCTATGTAGCGTCATCAATTTCATTTAATACCCTGCTCTTCGTCGGGTACTTGCAGGCACTGCCAAGTGAAATTGATGAGGCAGCCGTTATAGATGGTTGTTCCCTTTGGGATCTGATTACCAAAATTATTCTGCCAATGTCGAAACCGGTTATTGCAACCGTCGTAATTTTCAATGTTTTATACATCTGGAATGAATATCCATTTGCATCAGTTATGCTTCGAGAGCAGGCCAATTATACGCTTTCTATGGGTGCCTCCTTCTTCAAGGGAACTTACACAGTAGATTATGGAGGCATTATTGCCTCTGGGGTAATGATTATTGTGCCTGAACTGATCTTCTATGGCCTCTTCCAAAAGAAGATTGTTGGCGGCATGGTAGCTGGTGCAGTTAAAGGCTAA
- a CDS encoding glycoside hydrolase family 172 protein — protein sequence MNAITGLFKDLTQVSSARNGRLASWDQRGKNQDYWMIPAQESITLGEIQGPGCITHMWMTSSCRKSVAPSLIDPKLGASAAPVMEIHPALGVIWDAYDPFYYRKALIKITWDDQDTPSVLAPLGDFFCIGNSYPGNFSSLPFNVSLKPEEAGKYGVPCAVSCYFPMPFNKKAKIEIVNENDLPFILYFNIDYEMYSSPLPEETAYFHSSWTRQNPCAGWGTDIQVNSPEVNNVVNKDGKDNYTILDVSGQGHYVGCNLTVKHFQGSWWGEGNDMFFIDGEEAPSLNGTGTEDYFNHGWGMQRNAYPFYGTIVHEGDTDGFQVSYRFHITDPVRFTKHLRVSIEHGHANQLSDDWSSTAYWYQTLPTQEKLTIAPVGERIPLVPYYPARPSTASDSTPEQRKAVQAYEDRWKEYAPKREEQIRIKEEKARRESQLNTVFARKLRKDFDESQKN from the coding sequence ATGAATGCTATTACAGGATTATTTAAAGATTTAACACAGGTTTCTTCCGCGCGTAATGGACGGCTTGCAAGCTGGGATCAGAGAGGGAAAAACCAGGATTATTGGATGATTCCTGCGCAGGAAAGCATTACTTTAGGTGAGATCCAAGGTCCAGGATGCATCACACATATGTGGATGACCTCGTCGTGCAGGAAATCTGTCGCTCCCTCACTCATAGATCCAAAATTAGGTGCTTCTGCCGCTCCTGTGATGGAAATTCATCCTGCACTTGGGGTTATTTGGGATGCATACGATCCCTTCTACTATAGGAAGGCTCTTATTAAAATTACCTGGGATGATCAGGATACTCCGAGCGTTCTAGCTCCCTTGGGTGATTTTTTCTGCATTGGGAATAGTTATCCTGGTAATTTTTCCTCGCTTCCTTTCAACGTTTCTCTTAAGCCAGAAGAGGCCGGCAAGTATGGGGTCCCCTGTGCCGTGTCGTGCTATTTCCCAATGCCTTTCAACAAGAAAGCAAAAATTGAAATAGTTAATGAGAATGACCTTCCCTTCATTCTTTATTTTAATATTGATTACGAAATGTATAGCAGTCCTCTTCCTGAAGAGACAGCATATTTCCATTCTTCGTGGACGCGCCAGAATCCGTGCGCAGGGTGGGGAACAGATATACAGGTGAATTCGCCAGAAGTAAATAATGTGGTTAATAAAGACGGAAAGGATAATTATACCATTCTCGATGTTTCCGGTCAGGGCCATTATGTTGGCTGTAATCTTACCGTTAAGCATTTCCAGGGCAGCTGGTGGGGCGAAGGCAACGATATGTTCTTCATTGATGGTGAAGAAGCTCCATCGCTCAATGGAACTGGCACAGAGGATTACTTTAATCATGGATGGGGAATGCAGCGGAATGCCTATCCTTTCTATGGAACTATCGTTCACGAGGGAGATACAGATGGATTCCAGGTCTCCTATCGATTCCATATAACTGATCCTGTCCGCTTTACCAAGCATCTTAGGGTTTCGATTGAGCATGGGCATGCAAACCAACTCTCTGATGATTGGAGTTCTACCGCCTATTGGTATCAAACGCTCCCAACTCAAGAGAAACTAACCATTGCCCCAGTGGGGGAACGGATTCCTTTAGTTCCTTATTATCCTGCCCGCCCATCAACAGCGTCCGATAGCACACCCGAACAGCGTAAAGCTGTTCAGGCATATGAGGATCGATGGAAGGAGTATGCGCCTAAACGCGAGGAACAAATAAGAATCAAAGAAGAGAAAGCCAGAAGAGAATCGCAGCTTAATACGGTTTTTGCCAGGAAACTGCGTAAAGACTTTGACGAGTCACAAAAAAATTAA
- a CDS encoding glycoside hydrolase family 32 protein — MSFELMQASIKKAEKYISENAPQVQKGKYRQRYHFMGQCGWINDPNGLIYFKGQYHFFYQFNPYSGFWSQMYWGHAVSSDLVHWTYLPIALGPSEEYDNHPEGGCFSGSAVIKDDKLYLIYTGTANHGNGFVQTQNVAFSEDGIHFTKYENNPVILPPADVPTDYFRDPKVWEHDGSYYLVCGAQRGGCAQALLYKSKDLYHWQYVNVLLESRGEWGYMWECPDFFPMKDKWVFMCSPMGCKERTTVYFVGDFDYHTGKFFYTVTGELDWGFDFYAPQTFVDGNGRRLMVGWANEWDWMPFWKDWGPTYQEGWCGSFGIPREVKMNDDLTLSTTPAQEIMSLRTNPAHVDRVRVDHAETRLLAGDGIAFNVNFKIDMQNTTARQLQLLLRVDNARGLEVVCSFDFAHSEFRIDRSKGDNWSKGISRSPLKIDKNTMIDVEIFSDQSSVEIFINKGRIVHSMNIFADDHQSGIFVKTANDDGIVTLRDVNGYGLKSCFE; from the coding sequence ATGTCTTTCGAACTAATGCAGGCTTCTATTAAAAAAGCTGAAAAATATATTAGCGAAAATGCCCCACAGGTACAAAAAGGTAAATATCGTCAGCGTTACCATTTTATGGGGCAATGCGGTTGGATAAATGATCCAAACGGATTAATCTATTTTAAAGGGCAGTATCATTTCTTTTACCAGTTTAATCCATACAGTGGGTTTTGGTCACAAATGTATTGGGGACATGCTGTCAGCTCAGATTTAGTGCATTGGACGTATCTTCCTATAGCGCTCGGCCCGAGTGAAGAATACGATAACCATCCTGAGGGAGGGTGTTTCTCAGGAAGCGCAGTGATTAAAGATGATAAGCTGTATCTCATATATACAGGTACTGCGAATCATGGCAACGGTTTTGTACAAACACAAAATGTGGCATTCAGCGAGGATGGTATTCATTTTACGAAATATGAAAATAATCCTGTTATTCTTCCACCTGCGGATGTTCCCACAGATTATTTCAGAGATCCAAAAGTTTGGGAGCATGACGGGTCCTATTATCTTGTCTGCGGCGCTCAAAGAGGTGGTTGCGCTCAAGCATTGCTGTATAAATCAAAGGATTTATACCACTGGCAGTATGTGAATGTTCTCCTTGAATCTCGCGGAGAATGGGGATACATGTGGGAATGCCCTGATTTCTTCCCTATGAAAGATAAATGGGTGTTTATGTGCTCTCCAATGGGTTGCAAGGAACGAACGACTGTGTATTTTGTGGGAGATTTCGATTATCACACTGGGAAATTTTTCTACACAGTTACTGGGGAGCTCGACTGGGGATTTGATTTTTACGCTCCTCAGACCTTCGTAGATGGTAATGGCCGACGGCTGATGGTCGGCTGGGCCAACGAATGGGACTGGATGCCATTTTGGAAGGACTGGGGGCCGACATACCAGGAAGGGTGGTGCGGTTCTTTCGGCATCCCGCGTGAAGTAAAAATGAATGACGATTTAACCCTCTCGACCACTCCGGCACAGGAAATTATGAGTCTGCGAACTAATCCTGCACACGTGGATCGCGTTCGTGTTGATCATGCGGAGACTCGTCTCCTCGCCGGTGACGGAATTGCTTTTAATGTAAATTTTAAAATCGATATGCAGAATACGACTGCCCGTCAACTTCAATTGCTGTTACGCGTAGACAATGCAAGAGGTCTAGAGGTGGTATGCTCATTCGATTTTGCCCATTCTGAATTCAGGATTGATCGCAGTAAGGGAGATAATTGGAGCAAAGGAATCTCCAGAAGTCCGCTCAAAATTGATAAAAATACGATGATTGATGTGGAAATTTTTAGTGATCAAAGTTCTGTAGAAATCTTCATAAATAAAGGACGTATTGTTCACTCTATGAATATTTTTGCAGACGACCATCAGTCTGGCATTTTTGTAAAGACAGCTAATGATGACGGTATAGTTACCTTGCGTGACGTTAACGGATATGGATTGAAATCTTGTTTTGAGTAA